From one Salmo salar chromosome ssa09, Ssal_v3.1, whole genome shotgun sequence genomic stretch:
- the LOC106612978 gene encoding clathrin heavy chain 1 isoform X5, with protein MAQILPIRFQEHLQLQNLGINPANIGFSTLTMESDKFICIREKVGEQAQVVIIDMADPNTPIRRPISADSAIMNPASKVIALKDAAKTLQIFNIEMKSKMKAHTMTDDVTFWKWISLNTVALVTDNAVYHWSMEGDSQPVKVFDRHSSLAGCQIINYRTDAKQKWLLLIGISAQQNRVVGAMQLYSVDRKVSQPIEGHAAGFAQFKMEGNTEESTLFCFAVRGQAGGKLHIIEVGTPPTGNQPFPKKAVDVFFPPEAQNDFPVAMQISSKQDVVFLITKYGYIHLYDLETGTCIYMNRISGETIFVTAPHEPTAGIIGVNRKGQVLSVCVEEENIIPYITNVLQNPDLALRMAVRNNLAGAEELFARKFNTLFAAGNYSEAAKVAANAPKGILRTPDTIRKFQSVPAQPGQTSPLLQYFGILLDQGQLNKFESLELCRPVLQQGRKQLLEKWLKEDKLECSEELGDLVKSVDPTLALSVYLRANVPNKVIQCFAETGQFQKIVLYAKKVGYTPDWMFLLRNVMRISPEQGLQFSQMLVQDEEPLADITQIVDVFMEYNLIQQCTSFLLDALKNNRPAEGPLQTRLLEMNLVHAPQVADAILGNQMFTHYDRAHVAQLCEKAGLLQRALEHYTDLYDIKRAVVHTHLLNPEWLVNFFGSLSVEDSLECLRAMLSANIRQNLQICVQVASKYHEQLSTNSLTELFESFKSFEGLFYFLGSIVNFSQDPEVHFKYIQAACKTGQIKEVERICRESNCYDPERVKNFLKEAKLTDQLPLIIVCDRFDFVHDLVLYLYRNTLQKYIEIYVQKVNPSRLPVVIGGLLDVDCAEDVIKNLILVVKGQFSTDELVAEVEKRNRLKLLLPWLEARIHDGCEEPATHNALAKIYIDSNNNPERFLRENTFYDSRVVGKYCEKRDPHLACVAYERGQCDQELINVCNENSLFKSLSRYLVRRKDPELWASVLLESNPFRRPLIDQVVQTALSETQDPEEVSVTVKAFMTADLPNELIELLEKIVLDNSVFSEHRNLQNLLILTAIKADRTRVMEYINRLDNYDAPDIANIAISNELFEEAFAIFRKFDVNTSAVQVLIEHIGNLDRAYEFAERCNEPPVWSQLAKAQLQKGLVKEAIDSYIKADDPSAYMEVGQAAAQSGNWEDLVKFLQMARKKSRESYVETELIFALAKTNRLAELEEFINGPNNAHIQQVGDRCYDERMYDAAKLLYNNVSNFGRLASTLVHLGEYQAAVDGARKANSTRTWKEVCFACVDGNEFRLAQMCGLHIVVHADELEELINYYQDRAYFEELITMLEAALGLERAHMGMFTELAILYSKFKPQKMREHLELFWSRVNIPKVLRAAEQAHLWAELVFLYDKYEEFDNAIITMMSHPSDAWKEGQFKDIVTKVANVELYYKAIQFYLEFKPLLLNDLLIVLSPRLDHTRAVNFFMKTKQLSLVKPYLRSVQNHNNKGVNEALNNLFITEEDYAALRASIDAYDNFDNITLAQGLEKHELIEFRRIAAYLFKGNNRWKQSVELCKKDKLYKDAMQYASESKDVELAEELLAWFLEEDKKECFAACLFTCYDLLRPDVVLETAWRHNIMDFSMPYFIQVMREYLSKVDAIKEKEWSHRPASEITQRLTSLTLPSP; from the exons CTGCGAAAACCCTCCAGATTTTCAACATTGAGATGAAGAGCAAGATGAAGGCTCACACCATGACTGATGACGTCACTTTCTGGAAGTGGATCTCCCTCAACACTGTAGCATTGGTCACAGACAACGCTGTCTACCATTGGAGCATGGAGGGAGACTCCCAGCCAGTCAAAGTCTTTGACCGTCACTCCAGCCTTGCCGGCTGTCAAATCATCAACTACCGCACCGACGCCAAACAGAAATGGCTGCTTCTCATTGGGATTTCAGCACAG CAAAACCGTGTGGTGGGAGCCATGCAGCTGTACTCTGTGGACAGGAAGGTGTCCCAGCCCATTGAGGGCCACGCCGCAGGCTTTGCCCAGTTCAAAATGGAGGGCAACACAGAGGAATCCACACTGTTCTGCTTCGCTGTCCGAGGGCAAGCTGGAGGAAAG TTACACATAATTGAAGTGGGGACCCCACCAACAGGCAATCAGCCGTTTCCAAAGAAGGCAGTGGACGTGTTCTTCCCTCCTGAGGCCCAGAATGACTTCCCTGTAGCCATGCAG ATCAGCTCGAAGCAGGATGTTGTCTTTCTCATCACCAAATATGGCTACATCCACCTGTATGACCTGGAGACTGGCACCTGTATTTACATGAACCGGATCAGCGGGGAGACCATCTTTGTTACAGCCCCACATGAACCAACTGCTGGCATCATTGGAGTCAACAGGAAAGGACAG gtgttgtcagtgtgtgtggaggaggagaaCATCATCCCTTACATCACCAACGTTCTCCAGAACCCAGACCTGGCCCTGCGTATGGCTGTGCGCAACAACCTGGCCGGGGCCGAGGAGCTGTTCGCCCGCAAGTTCAACACCCTGTTCGCTGCAGGGAACTATTCTGAGGCTGCCAAGGTGGCCGCCAATGCTCCCAAG GGTATCCTGCGTACCCCAGACACCATCCGTAAATTCCAGAGTGTGCCAGCCCAGCCGGGCCAGACCTCTCCCCTGCTGCAGTACTTTGGCATCCTGCTGGACCAGGGCCAGCTCAACAAGTTTGAGTCCCTGGAGCTGTGCAGGCCCGTCTTACAGCAGGGACGCAAGCAGCTGCTGGAGAAATGGCTGAAAGAGGACAAG CTGGAGTGTTCAGAGGAGCTGGGGGACCTGGTGAAGTCAGTGGACCCCACTCTGGCCCTCAGCGTCTACCTCAGGGCCAACGTGCCCAACAAAGTCATCCAGTGCTTCGCTGAGACCGGACAGTTCCAGAAAATTGTCCTCTACGCCAAAAAG GTGGGCTACACCCCAGACTGGATGTTCCTGCTGAGGAACGTGATGAGAATCAGTCCAGAACAAGGCCTGCAGTTCTCCCAGATGCTGGTGCAGGACGAGGAGCCGCTGGCTGACATCACACAG ATCGTTGACGTGTTTATGGAGTATAACCTGATCCAGCAGTGTACCTCCTTCCTCCTGGACGCCCTGAAGAACAACAGGCCTGCTGAGGGGCCTCTGCAGACGCGCCTGCTAGAGATGAACCTGGTCCACGCCCCACAG GTGGCTGATGCCATCCTGGGCAACCAGATGTTCACCCACTACGACCGTGCCCACGTTGCCCAGCTGTGTGAGAAGGCTGGCCTGCTGCAGAGGGCTCTGGAGCATTACACCGACCTGTACGACATCAAACGGGCTGTGGTGCACACACACCTGCTCAACCCTGAG TGGCTGGTGAACTTTTTTGGCTCCCTATCAGTGGAGGACTCTCTGGAGTGTCTTCGGGCCATGCTGTCGGCCAACATCCGTCAGAACCTGCAAATCTGTGTCCAGGTGGCCTCTAAGTACCACGAGCAGCTCTCCACCAACTCCCTCACCGAGCTCTTTGAGTCCTTCAAGAGCTTCGAAG GTCTGTTCTACTTCCTGGGTTCCATCGTTAACTTCAGCCAGGACCCAGAGGTCCACTTCAAGTACATCCAGGCCGCCTGTAAGACAGGACAGATCAAAGAggtggagaggatctgcagagagagcAACTGCTACGACCCCGAACGAGTCAAGAACTtcctcaag GAAGCTAAGCTGACTGATCAGCTACCCCTGATCATCGTGTGTGACCGCTTCGACTTTGTCCACGACCTGGTCCTCTACTTGTACCGCAACACCCTGCAGAAATACATTGAGATCTATGTGCAAAAG gtgaaccCCAGTCGTCTGCCGGTGGTGATTGGAGGGCTGCTGGATGTGGACTGTGCTGAGGATGTGATTAAGAACCTGATTCTGGTGGTGAAAGGACAGTTCTCCACTGATGAACTGGTGGCCGAAGTGGAGAAGAGGAACCG ACTGAAGCTGCTCTTACCCTGGCTGGAGGCCCGTATCCACGATGGCTGTGAGGAGCCAGCTACCCACAATGCCCTGGCCAAGATCTACATCGACAGCAACAACAACCCAGAGCGCTTCCTGCGTGAGAACACCTTCTACGACAGCCGCGTGGTGGGCAAGTACTGTGAGAAGAGGGACCCCCACCTGGCCTGCGTGGCCTACGAGAGAGGACAGTGTGACCAGGAACTCATTAAT GTGTGCAATGAGAACTCTCTGTTCAAGAGTCTGTCTCGCTACCTGGTTCGCCGTAAAGACCCTGAGCTGTGGGCCAGCGTGCTGCTGGAGAGTAACCCGTTCAGAAGACCTCTCATCGACCAG GTTGTTCAGACTGCCCTGTCTGAGACCCAGGACCCAGAGGAGGTGTCAGTCACAGTCAAGGCCTTCATGACTGCAGACCTCCCCAACGAACTCATTGAGCTGCTGGAGAAGATCGTTCTGGATAACTCAGTCTTCAGTGAACACAG AAACCTTCAGAACCTGCTGATCCTAACAGCCATCAAGGCGGACCGTACCCGTGTGATGGAGTACATCAACCGCCTGGACAACTACGACGCCCCTGACATCGCTAACATCGCCATCAGCAACGAACTCTTTGAGGAGGCATTCGCCATCTTCAGGAAGTTTGACGTCAACACCTCTGCCGTGCAG GTTCTGATTGAGCACATTGGGAACCTGGACCGGGCCTATGAGTTTGCTGAGCGCTGCAATGAGCCTCCAGTGTGGAGCCAGCTGGCCAAGGCTCAGCTCCAGAAGGGTCTGGTGAAGGAGGCCATCGACTCCTACATCAAGGCTGACGACCCCTCTGCCTACATGGAGGTGGGCCAGGCTGCAGCCCAGAGCG GTAACTGGGAGGACCTGGTGAAGTTCCTTCAGATGGCCCGTAAGAAGTCCCGTGAGTCCTACGTGGAGACAGAGCTCATCTTCGCCCTGGCCAAGACCAACCGCCTGGCTGAGCTGGAGGAGTTCATCAATGGACCCAACAACGCCCACATCCAACAG GTGGGTGACAGGTGTTATGATGAGAGGATGTATGATGCGGCCAAGCTGCTCTACAACAATGTGTCCAACTTCGGGCGGCTAGCGTCCACCCTGGTCCACCTGGGAGAGTACCAGGCCGCTGTGGACGGAGCCCGCAAGGCCAACAGCACCCGCACCTGGAAAGAGGTGTGCTTTGCCTGTGTGGATGGAAACGAGTTCCGCCTGGCCCAGATGTGTGGCCTGCACATCGTTGTCCATGCTGATGAACTGGAGGAACTCATCAATTACTACCAG GACCGTGCTTACTTTGAGGAGCTGATCACCATGCTGGAGGCAGCCCTGGGCCTGGAGCGGGCTCACATGGGCATGTTCACCGAGCTGGCCATCCTCTACTCCAAGTTCAAACCCCAGAAGATGAGGGAGCACCTGGAGCTCTTCTGGTCCAGAGTCAACATTCCAAAG GTCCTGAGGGCTGCAGAGCAGGCCCACCTGTGGGCGGAGCTGGTCTTCCTCTATGACAAGTATGAGGAGTTTGACAACGCCATCATCACCATGATGAGCCACCCCTCCGATGCCTGGAAGGAAGGACAGTTCAAAGACATCGTCACCAAG GTGGCCAATGTGGAGTTATACTACAAGGCTATCCAGTTCTACCTGGAGTTTAAACCATTGTTACTGAACGACCTGCTCATAGTGTTATCACCACGACTCGACCACACCCGCGCTGTCAACTTCTTCATGAAG ACCAAGCAGCTGTCACTGGTCAAGCCGTACCTGCGGTCAGTGCAGAACCACAACAACAAAGGTGTCAACGAAGCACTTAACAACCTCTTCATCACAGAGGAAGACTATGCG GCCCTGCGTGCCTCCATCGATGCCTACGACAATTTTGACAACATCACCCTGGCCCAGGGCCTGGAGAAGCACGAGCTGATTGAGTTCAGGAGGATCGCTGCCTACCTCTTCAAAGGCAACAACCGCTGGAAGCAGAGCGTGGAACTCTGCAAGAAGGACAAACTCTACAAG GACGCAATGCAGTATGCGTCTGAGTCAAAAGACGTGGAGCTGGCTGAGGAGTTGTTGGCCTGGTTCCTGGAGGAGGATAAGAAAGAGTGCTTTGCCGCCTGCCTCTTCACCTGCTACGACCTGCTGAGGCCTGACGTAGTGCTGGAGACGGCCTGGAGGCACAACATCATGGACTTCTCCATGCCCTACTTCATCCAGGTCATGAGGGAGTACCTCTCCAAG GTTGATGCGATTAAGGAAAAG GAATGGTCCCATCGGCCAGCCAGTGAAATAACCCAGAG GTTGACAAGCTTGACGCTTCCGAGTCCCTAA
- the LOC106612978 gene encoding clathrin heavy chain 1 isoform X6, which produces MAQILPIRFQEHLQLQNLGINPANIGFSTLTMESDKFICIREKVGEQAQVVIIDMADPNTPIRRPISADSAIMNPASKVIALKDAAKTLQIFNIEMKSKMKAHTMTDDVTFWKWISLNTVALVTDNAVYHWSMEGDSQPVKVFDRHSSLAGCQIINYRTDAKQKWLLLIGISAQQNRVVGAMQLYSVDRKVSQPIEGHAAGFAQFKMEGNTEESTLFCFAVRGQAGGKLHIIEVGTPPTGNQPFPKKAVDVFFPPEAQNDFPVAMQISSKQDVVFLITKYGYIHLYDLETGTCIYMNRISGETIFVTAPHEPTAGIIGVNRKGQVLSVCVEEENIIPYITNVLQNPDLALRMAVRNNLAGAEELFARKFNTLFAAGNYSEAAKVAANAPKGILRTPDTIRKFQSVPAQPGQTSPLLQYFGILLDQGQLNKFESLELCRPVLQQGRKQLLEKWLKEDKLECSEELGDLVKSVDPTLALSVYLRANVPNKVIQCFAETGQFQKIVLYAKKVGYTPDWMFLLRNVMRISPEQGLQFSQMLVQDEEPLADITQIVDVFMEYNLIQQCTSFLLDALKNNRPAEGPLQTRLLEMNLVHAPQVADAILGNQMFTHYDRAHVAQLCEKAGLLQRALEHYTDLYDIKRAVVHTHLLNPEWLVNFFGSLSVEDSLECLRAMLSANIRQNLQICVQVASKYHEQLSTNSLTELFESFKSFEGLFYFLGSIVNFSQDPEVHFKYIQAACKTGQIKEVERICRESNCYDPERVKNFLKEAKLTDQLPLIIVCDRFDFVHDLVLYLYRNTLQKYIEIYVQKVNPSRLPVVIGGLLDVDCAEDVIKNLILVVKGQFSTDELVAEVEKRNRLKLLLPWLEARIHDGCEEPATHNALAKIYIDSNNNPERFLRENTFYDSRVVGKYCEKRDPHLACVAYERGQCDQELINVCNENSLFKSLSRYLVRRKDPELWASVLLESNPFRRPLIDQVVQTALSETQDPEEVSVTVKAFMTADLPNELIELLEKIVLDNSVFSEHRNLQNLLILTAIKADRTRVMEYINRLDNYDAPDIANIAISNELFEEAFAIFRKFDVNTSAVQVLIEHIGNLDRAYEFAERCNEPPVWSQLAKAQLQKGLVKEAIDSYIKADDPSAYMEVGQAAAQSGNWEDLVKFLQMARKKSRESYVETELIFALAKTNRLAELEEFINGPNNAHIQQVGDRCYDERMYDAAKLLYNNVSNFGRLASTLVHLGEYQAAVDGARKANSTRTWKEVCFACVDGNEFRLAQMCGLHIVVHADELEELINYYQDRAYFEELITMLEAALGLERAHMGMFTELAILYSKFKPQKMREHLELFWSRVNIPKVLRAAEQAHLWAELVFLYDKYEEFDNAIITMMSHPSDAWKEGQFKDIVTKVANVELYYKAIQFYLEFKPLLLNDLLIVLSPRLDHTRAVNFFMKTKQLSLVKPYLRSVQNHNNKGVNEALNNLFITEEDYAALRASIDAYDNFDNITLAQGLEKHELIEFRRIAAYLFKGNNRWKQSVELCKKDKLYKDAMQYASESKDVELAEELLAWFLEEDKKECFAACLFTCYDLLRPDVVLETAWRHNIMDFSMPYFIQVMREYLSKEWSHRPASEITQRLTSLTLPSP; this is translated from the exons CTGCGAAAACCCTCCAGATTTTCAACATTGAGATGAAGAGCAAGATGAAGGCTCACACCATGACTGATGACGTCACTTTCTGGAAGTGGATCTCCCTCAACACTGTAGCATTGGTCACAGACAACGCTGTCTACCATTGGAGCATGGAGGGAGACTCCCAGCCAGTCAAAGTCTTTGACCGTCACTCCAGCCTTGCCGGCTGTCAAATCATCAACTACCGCACCGACGCCAAACAGAAATGGCTGCTTCTCATTGGGATTTCAGCACAG CAAAACCGTGTGGTGGGAGCCATGCAGCTGTACTCTGTGGACAGGAAGGTGTCCCAGCCCATTGAGGGCCACGCCGCAGGCTTTGCCCAGTTCAAAATGGAGGGCAACACAGAGGAATCCACACTGTTCTGCTTCGCTGTCCGAGGGCAAGCTGGAGGAAAG TTACACATAATTGAAGTGGGGACCCCACCAACAGGCAATCAGCCGTTTCCAAAGAAGGCAGTGGACGTGTTCTTCCCTCCTGAGGCCCAGAATGACTTCCCTGTAGCCATGCAG ATCAGCTCGAAGCAGGATGTTGTCTTTCTCATCACCAAATATGGCTACATCCACCTGTATGACCTGGAGACTGGCACCTGTATTTACATGAACCGGATCAGCGGGGAGACCATCTTTGTTACAGCCCCACATGAACCAACTGCTGGCATCATTGGAGTCAACAGGAAAGGACAG gtgttgtcagtgtgtgtggaggaggagaaCATCATCCCTTACATCACCAACGTTCTCCAGAACCCAGACCTGGCCCTGCGTATGGCTGTGCGCAACAACCTGGCCGGGGCCGAGGAGCTGTTCGCCCGCAAGTTCAACACCCTGTTCGCTGCAGGGAACTATTCTGAGGCTGCCAAGGTGGCCGCCAATGCTCCCAAG GGTATCCTGCGTACCCCAGACACCATCCGTAAATTCCAGAGTGTGCCAGCCCAGCCGGGCCAGACCTCTCCCCTGCTGCAGTACTTTGGCATCCTGCTGGACCAGGGCCAGCTCAACAAGTTTGAGTCCCTGGAGCTGTGCAGGCCCGTCTTACAGCAGGGACGCAAGCAGCTGCTGGAGAAATGGCTGAAAGAGGACAAG CTGGAGTGTTCAGAGGAGCTGGGGGACCTGGTGAAGTCAGTGGACCCCACTCTGGCCCTCAGCGTCTACCTCAGGGCCAACGTGCCCAACAAAGTCATCCAGTGCTTCGCTGAGACCGGACAGTTCCAGAAAATTGTCCTCTACGCCAAAAAG GTGGGCTACACCCCAGACTGGATGTTCCTGCTGAGGAACGTGATGAGAATCAGTCCAGAACAAGGCCTGCAGTTCTCCCAGATGCTGGTGCAGGACGAGGAGCCGCTGGCTGACATCACACAG ATCGTTGACGTGTTTATGGAGTATAACCTGATCCAGCAGTGTACCTCCTTCCTCCTGGACGCCCTGAAGAACAACAGGCCTGCTGAGGGGCCTCTGCAGACGCGCCTGCTAGAGATGAACCTGGTCCACGCCCCACAG GTGGCTGATGCCATCCTGGGCAACCAGATGTTCACCCACTACGACCGTGCCCACGTTGCCCAGCTGTGTGAGAAGGCTGGCCTGCTGCAGAGGGCTCTGGAGCATTACACCGACCTGTACGACATCAAACGGGCTGTGGTGCACACACACCTGCTCAACCCTGAG TGGCTGGTGAACTTTTTTGGCTCCCTATCAGTGGAGGACTCTCTGGAGTGTCTTCGGGCCATGCTGTCGGCCAACATCCGTCAGAACCTGCAAATCTGTGTCCAGGTGGCCTCTAAGTACCACGAGCAGCTCTCCACCAACTCCCTCACCGAGCTCTTTGAGTCCTTCAAGAGCTTCGAAG GTCTGTTCTACTTCCTGGGTTCCATCGTTAACTTCAGCCAGGACCCAGAGGTCCACTTCAAGTACATCCAGGCCGCCTGTAAGACAGGACAGATCAAAGAggtggagaggatctgcagagagagcAACTGCTACGACCCCGAACGAGTCAAGAACTtcctcaag GAAGCTAAGCTGACTGATCAGCTACCCCTGATCATCGTGTGTGACCGCTTCGACTTTGTCCACGACCTGGTCCTCTACTTGTACCGCAACACCCTGCAGAAATACATTGAGATCTATGTGCAAAAG gtgaaccCCAGTCGTCTGCCGGTGGTGATTGGAGGGCTGCTGGATGTGGACTGTGCTGAGGATGTGATTAAGAACCTGATTCTGGTGGTGAAAGGACAGTTCTCCACTGATGAACTGGTGGCCGAAGTGGAGAAGAGGAACCG ACTGAAGCTGCTCTTACCCTGGCTGGAGGCCCGTATCCACGATGGCTGTGAGGAGCCAGCTACCCACAATGCCCTGGCCAAGATCTACATCGACAGCAACAACAACCCAGAGCGCTTCCTGCGTGAGAACACCTTCTACGACAGCCGCGTGGTGGGCAAGTACTGTGAGAAGAGGGACCCCCACCTGGCCTGCGTGGCCTACGAGAGAGGACAGTGTGACCAGGAACTCATTAAT GTGTGCAATGAGAACTCTCTGTTCAAGAGTCTGTCTCGCTACCTGGTTCGCCGTAAAGACCCTGAGCTGTGGGCCAGCGTGCTGCTGGAGAGTAACCCGTTCAGAAGACCTCTCATCGACCAG GTTGTTCAGACTGCCCTGTCTGAGACCCAGGACCCAGAGGAGGTGTCAGTCACAGTCAAGGCCTTCATGACTGCAGACCTCCCCAACGAACTCATTGAGCTGCTGGAGAAGATCGTTCTGGATAACTCAGTCTTCAGTGAACACAG AAACCTTCAGAACCTGCTGATCCTAACAGCCATCAAGGCGGACCGTACCCGTGTGATGGAGTACATCAACCGCCTGGACAACTACGACGCCCCTGACATCGCTAACATCGCCATCAGCAACGAACTCTTTGAGGAGGCATTCGCCATCTTCAGGAAGTTTGACGTCAACACCTCTGCCGTGCAG GTTCTGATTGAGCACATTGGGAACCTGGACCGGGCCTATGAGTTTGCTGAGCGCTGCAATGAGCCTCCAGTGTGGAGCCAGCTGGCCAAGGCTCAGCTCCAGAAGGGTCTGGTGAAGGAGGCCATCGACTCCTACATCAAGGCTGACGACCCCTCTGCCTACATGGAGGTGGGCCAGGCTGCAGCCCAGAGCG GTAACTGGGAGGACCTGGTGAAGTTCCTTCAGATGGCCCGTAAGAAGTCCCGTGAGTCCTACGTGGAGACAGAGCTCATCTTCGCCCTGGCCAAGACCAACCGCCTGGCTGAGCTGGAGGAGTTCATCAATGGACCCAACAACGCCCACATCCAACAG GTGGGTGACAGGTGTTATGATGAGAGGATGTATGATGCGGCCAAGCTGCTCTACAACAATGTGTCCAACTTCGGGCGGCTAGCGTCCACCCTGGTCCACCTGGGAGAGTACCAGGCCGCTGTGGACGGAGCCCGCAAGGCCAACAGCACCCGCACCTGGAAAGAGGTGTGCTTTGCCTGTGTGGATGGAAACGAGTTCCGCCTGGCCCAGATGTGTGGCCTGCACATCGTTGTCCATGCTGATGAACTGGAGGAACTCATCAATTACTACCAG GACCGTGCTTACTTTGAGGAGCTGATCACCATGCTGGAGGCAGCCCTGGGCCTGGAGCGGGCTCACATGGGCATGTTCACCGAGCTGGCCATCCTCTACTCCAAGTTCAAACCCCAGAAGATGAGGGAGCACCTGGAGCTCTTCTGGTCCAGAGTCAACATTCCAAAG GTCCTGAGGGCTGCAGAGCAGGCCCACCTGTGGGCGGAGCTGGTCTTCCTCTATGACAAGTATGAGGAGTTTGACAACGCCATCATCACCATGATGAGCCACCCCTCCGATGCCTGGAAGGAAGGACAGTTCAAAGACATCGTCACCAAG GTGGCCAATGTGGAGTTATACTACAAGGCTATCCAGTTCTACCTGGAGTTTAAACCATTGTTACTGAACGACCTGCTCATAGTGTTATCACCACGACTCGACCACACCCGCGCTGTCAACTTCTTCATGAAG ACCAAGCAGCTGTCACTGGTCAAGCCGTACCTGCGGTCAGTGCAGAACCACAACAACAAAGGTGTCAACGAAGCACTTAACAACCTCTTCATCACAGAGGAAGACTATGCG GCCCTGCGTGCCTCCATCGATGCCTACGACAATTTTGACAACATCACCCTGGCCCAGGGCCTGGAGAAGCACGAGCTGATTGAGTTCAGGAGGATCGCTGCCTACCTCTTCAAAGGCAACAACCGCTGGAAGCAGAGCGTGGAACTCTGCAAGAAGGACAAACTCTACAAG GACGCAATGCAGTATGCGTCTGAGTCAAAAGACGTGGAGCTGGCTGAGGAGTTGTTGGCCTGGTTCCTGGAGGAGGATAAGAAAGAGTGCTTTGCCGCCTGCCTCTTCACCTGCTACGACCTGCTGAGGCCTGACGTAGTGCTGGAGACGGCCTGGAGGCACAACATCATGGACTTCTCCATGCCCTACTTCATCCAGGTCATGAGGGAGTACCTCTCCAAG GAATGGTCCCATCGGCCAGCCAGTGAAATAACCCAGAG GTTGACAAGCTTGACGCTTCCGAGTCCCTAA